One Malus domestica chromosome 11, GDT2T_hap1 genomic region harbors:
- the LOC108170805 gene encoding uncharacterized mitochondrial protein AtMg00810-like, which translates to MGSRWIYKTKFNSNGNIERHKTRLVAQGFTQTYGIDYKETFAPVAKMNTVGVLLSVAVNNAWSLFQMDVKNAFLHGDLEEEVYMKLPPGHPRENEPNKVCRLHKAIYGLKQSPRVWYSNLSSVLEAARFKMSHDDSSLFVQSSIAGKLVVLIYVDDLIITGDNISEIKTLKQSLHQKFVIKDLGPLKYFFGIEVATSSKGLFLNQRKYVLDLLNEANMMECKPARTPLASKLQWHEKDEPLSDPSVYQRMVEKLIYLTITRPDISYCVSLASQFMHSPTLVHWEIGKRILRYLKGSVGRGIIMKNNGSNHILAYTDADWAGNALDRKSTTGFCTFVGANLVTWKIKKQTVIARSSAETEYRAMAATTYELI; encoded by the coding sequence ATGGGAAGTAGGTGGATATATAAGACCAAATTCAACTCCAATGGAAACATTGAAAGACACAAAACACGGTTAGTAGCTCAAGGTTTTACTCAAACCTATGGCATTGACTATAAGGAGACatttgctcctgttgccaaaatgaacacagtgGGGGTATTGTTGTCTGTGGCAGTCAATAATGCATGGTCCTTattccaaatggatgtgaagaatgcatttcttcatggggatcttgaagaagaagtgtacatgAAGTTGCCTCCTGGTCATCCAAGAGAAAATGAACCTAACAAGGTCTGCAGACTTCATAAAGCCATATATGGTCTCAAACAGTCCCCTCGAGTTTGGTATTCGAATCTTAGTTCAGTCCTTGAAGCTGCAAggttcaaaatgagtcatgatgactcttctttgtttgttcAAAGTAGTATTGCTGGCAAATTGGTTGTGCTTATATATGTTGACGACCTAATTATTACAGGTGACAATATAAGTGAGATCAAGACGCTTAAGCAGTCACTTCACCAAAAATTTGTCATTAAAGACTTAGGGCCCTTGAAATACTTTTTTGGAATTGaggtggctacctcttcaaaaggattgttcttgaatcaaagaaagtatgttcTCGATCTTCTAAATGAAGCTAACATGATGGAATGTAAACCAGCTCGGACACCCCTAGCTAGCAAACTTCAGTGGCATGAAAAAGATGAACCTCTCTCGGACCCTAGTGTTTATCAGCGAATGGTTGAGAAACTTATTTATCTCACCATTACTAGGCCTGATATCTCATATTGCGTTAGCCTAGccagtcagttcatgcactctcctACTCTAGTTCACTGGGAAATCGGCAAGAGAATACTTCGATATCTCAAGGGCTCAGTAGGAAGGGGGATAATTATGAAGAACAATGGATCAAATCACATCTTGGCCTACACAGATGCTGACTGGGCTGGAAATGCCCTTGATCGAAAATCCACAACAGGTTTTTGCACATTTGTTGGAGCGAACCTTGTCACTTGGAAGATCAAGAAACAAACTGTTATTGCTCGATCTAGTGCTGAAACTGAGTATAGGGCTATGGCAGCAACAACCTATGAACTCATATAG